The following coding sequences lie in one Rutidosis leptorrhynchoides isolate AG116_Rl617_1_P2 chromosome 4, CSIRO_AGI_Rlap_v1, whole genome shotgun sequence genomic window:
- the LOC139840444 gene encoding uncharacterized protein: MGNGSKTKMWKDTWLGNEPLCSRFNRIFHLDVDPDCFVADRRSNNSWLWHWNREQLGGRNDSVLVELHQLVDAVSVSKTEDKKYWILSPHSGYSVSNTRRLIDDVLLPSLQSSTRWSKSIPKKVNIFLWRLSINRLPTRWSLVKRGVEIGDIGCPHCTCGLEDESHIMFTCLLAKEVSGKISIWTGVDTSMFDSWTSWVTWYDQWQTSGSIKNRMNVIVAALLWILWRFRNDVIFMDDRAKKADIFDSIRDVSYVWLSSRCKDMLNWNNWLIKPL, encoded by the coding sequence ATGGGTAATGGGTCCAAGACTAAAATGTGGAAAGATACTTGGTTGGGTAATGAACCTTTATGCTCTCGTTTTAACAGAATTTTTCATTTAGATGTTGATCCAGACTGTTTTGTTGCGGATAGAAGAAGTaataattcatggttatggcattggAATAGAGAGCAACTAGGTGGTAGGAATGATTCTGTTTTGGTCGAATTACATCAGCTTGTAGATGCAGTTTCAGTTTCAAAAACGGAAGACAAAAAATATTGGATTTTAAGTCCTCATTCGGGATATTCGGTGTCTAATACAAGGAGGTTAATAGATGATGTTCTCTTACCATCGTTACAATCAAGTACGAGGTGGAGTAAGTCGATTCCTAAGAAGGTAAATATTTTCTTATGGCGTTTATCTATTAATAGATTGCCTACGAGATGGAGCCTTGTTAAACGTGGTGTAGAGATTGGGGATATCGGTTGTCCTCATTGTACTTGCGGTTTGGAAGATGAATCTCATATTATGTTTACATGTTTACTTGCAAAAGAAGTTTCGGGAAAGATATCTATTTGGACAGGAGTCGATACTAGCATGTTTGACTCTTGGACATCATGGGTGACTTGGTATGATCAATGGCAAACTAGCGGGTCTATAAAAAATCGAATGAATGTTATTGTGGCGGCTTTACTTTGGATTCTATGGCGATTTCGCAATGATGTCATTTTTATGGATGATAGGGCGAAGAAGGCGGATATTTTTGATTCTATTCGTGATGTATCTTATGTTTGGTTATCGAGTCGATGTAAAGATATGTTGAATTGGAACAATTGGCTTATAAAGCCGTTGTAA